In Saccharomonospora marina XMU15, one genomic interval encodes:
- a CDS encoding elongation factor G-like protein EF-G2: MAEKHTRNSDAGAAVAVDDPSKVRNVALVGPSGSGKTTLAEALLVASGTLNRAGSVVDGTTVFDHDPAAVRQQRSVGLSVAPVRYGDIKINLIDTPGYADFVGEVRAGLRAADAALFVVSAGEGVDSATVSLWEECASAGTPRAVVVSRLDHPRADVGGEIAACRQAFGSGVLPLYLPTDDGRGLIGLITQRLFDYSGGYPPTVGEPGEAERERLARARDELIEGVIAESEDETLMDRYLGGEEISEDTLIADLETAVARGSFHPVIPVCAETGTGLAELLDGIARACPSPLEHEVPMATSPNGIAHPRLEPDPNGPLAAEVVRTAVDSYVGRVSLVRVFSGTLRPERPVHIRGQGLADRGHPDHDADERVAHLYSPLGANLREVPYCVAGDVCALTKIGSAETGDTVSYPDDPLLIEPWAMPEPLLPVAVVAKTRSDEDALARNLSRLVAGDPTLRLERNAETGQLVLWCMGEAHADVVLSRLRAGGADVDTEPVRTSLRSTFAGKATGHGRHVKQSGGHGQYAVCDIEVEPLERGAGFEFVDKVVGGAVPHQFIPSVEKGVRAQLNKGLVDDHPVVDVRVTLFDGKAHSVDSSDAAFQTAGALALKDAATKTRIVLLEPLDEVTVRAPDEYLGTVLGDLSARRGRVLGTESVAGGCSVVRAEVPATELLRYAIDLRSLTSGTATFSRHHVRYDPMPQAATAR; this comes from the coding sequence ATGGCCGAGAAGCACACGAGGAACAGCGACGCCGGGGCCGCGGTCGCTGTCGACGATCCGAGCAAGGTGCGCAACGTGGCGCTGGTCGGGCCCTCCGGCTCGGGCAAGACCACGTTGGCCGAGGCACTGCTCGTCGCATCGGGAACGCTGAACAGGGCCGGGTCCGTGGTGGACGGCACAACCGTCTTCGACCACGATCCCGCCGCCGTCCGCCAGCAACGATCCGTCGGACTGTCGGTCGCGCCGGTGCGGTACGGCGACATAAAGATCAACTTGATCGACACGCCCGGGTACGCCGACTTCGTCGGCGAGGTGCGGGCGGGCCTGCGCGCGGCGGACGCGGCACTGTTCGTCGTCAGCGCGGGCGAAGGGGTGGACTCCGCGACCGTGTCGCTGTGGGAGGAGTGCGCGTCGGCTGGCACGCCGCGTGCCGTGGTCGTTTCGAGGCTGGACCACCCACGCGCCGACGTCGGGGGGGAGATCGCGGCGTGCAGGCAGGCGTTCGGGTCGGGTGTGCTGCCGCTGTACCTGCCCACCGACGACGGACGCGGGCTGATCGGCCTCATCACGCAGCGGCTGTTCGACTACTCCGGCGGCTACCCGCCCACCGTCGGCGAGCCGGGCGAGGCCGAGCGGGAGCGGCTGGCCCGCGCGCGCGACGAGCTCATCGAGGGTGTGATCGCCGAGAGCGAGGACGAGACCCTCATGGACCGATATCTCGGTGGCGAGGAGATCTCCGAGGACACCTTGATCGCGGACCTGGAGACGGCCGTCGCGCGCGGCTCGTTCCATCCGGTGATCCCGGTGTGCGCGGAGACCGGGACGGGGCTGGCCGAGCTACTTGACGGCATCGCGCGCGCGTGTCCCTCGCCGCTGGAGCACGAGGTGCCGATGGCGACGTCACCGAACGGCATCGCGCACCCCCGGCTGGAGCCGGACCCGAACGGCCCGCTGGCGGCCGAGGTGGTGCGTACCGCGGTGGACTCCTACGTCGGCAGGGTTTCGCTGGTGCGGGTCTTCTCCGGCACGCTGCGCCCGGAGCGCCCCGTGCACATCCGCGGGCAGGGCCTCGCCGACCGGGGACACCCCGACCACGACGCCGACGAGCGCGTCGCGCACCTGTACTCCCCGCTCGGCGCGAACCTGCGCGAGGTGCCGTACTGCGTCGCGGGCGATGTGTGCGCGCTGACGAAGATCGGTTCGGCCGAGACCGGCGACACCGTGTCGTATCCCGACGACCCACTGCTGATCGAACCGTGGGCGATGCCGGAGCCGCTGCTGCCCGTCGCCGTGGTGGCCAAGACCCGAAGCGACGAGGACGCGCTCGCGAGGAACCTGTCCCGGCTGGTGGCGGGTGATCCGACGCTGCGGCTGGAACGCAACGCCGAGACCGGGCAACTGGTGCTGTGGTGCATGGGTGAGGCTCACGCGGACGTGGTGCTGTCGCGGCTGCGGGCGGGCGGGGCCGATGTGGACACCGAACCGGTGCGGACCAGCCTGCGCTCCACGTTCGCGGGCAAGGCGACCGGGCACGGCAGGCACGTCAAGCAGTCCGGCGGCCACGGCCAGTACGCGGTGTGCGACATCGAGGTGGAGCCGCTCGAGCGCGGCGCGGGTTTCGAGTTCGTCGACAAGGTGGTCGGCGGCGCGGTCCCGCACCAGTTCATCCCCAGTGTCGAGAAGGGCGTGCGGGCGCAGCTGAACAAGGGTCTCGTCGACGACCACCCCGTCGTGGACGTCCGGGTGACGTTGTTCGACGGCAAGGCGCACAGCGTCGACTCCTCCGACGCCGCGTTCCAGACCGCGGGCGCGCTCGCGCTGAAGGACGCCGCCACCAAGACGCGGATCGTGTTGCTGGAGCCGCTGGACGAAGTCACCGTGCGGGCGCCGGACGAGTACCTCGGTACCGTGCTGGGTGACCTGTCGGCGCGCCGGGGCAGGGTGCTCGGCACGGAGTCGGTCGCGGGCGGGTGCAGTGTCGTGCGCGCGGAGGTACCGGCGACGGAACTGCTGCGCTATGCCATCGACCTGCGTTCACTCACCTCGGGTACGGCCACGTTCAGCAGGCATCACGTGCGCTACGACCCGATGCCGCAGGCGGCCACGGCACGCTGA
- the thrS gene encoding threonine--tRNA ligase translates to MSQPSPVAAVPAPRVVVRAGTTAGSAVREAGLPGKGEDAVVVVRDADGRLRDLAWVPEHDTEVEPVAANTEDGRAVIRHSAAHVLAQAVQQQFPEAKLGIGPPVKDGFYYDFAVDRPFTPEDLQALEKRMKQIIKASQQFSRRVVASVEAARQELADEPFKLELVELKSDQGTQQDTVDTSEVMELGEGELTVYDNLDPRSKERVWSDLCRGPHVPTTKYIPAFKLTRVAAAYWRGNEKNPQLQRIYGTAWESQQAQDHYLELLAEAERRDHRRLGAELDLFSFPEEIGSGLPVFHPKGGIIRRELENYSRRRHEESGYEFVNTPHISKSGLFHTSGHLPYYADTMFPPIPFEGEDYYLKAMNCPMHHLIYRSRGRSYRELPLRLFEFGTVYRYEKSGVVHGLTRVRGLTMDDSHIYCTKEQMPGELRSLLRFVLDLLADYGLSDFYLELSTRGESGKFIGEDWEWEEATETLRQAAVESGLELVPDPGGAAYYGPKISVQARDAIGRNWQMSTIQLDFNHPRRFELEYTAADGSRRTPVVIHRALFGSIERFFGVLTEHYAGAFPAWLSPVQVVGIPIADEHVEHLRGVEKALRAKGIRAEVDTSDDRMQKKIRTHTTQKVPFLLLAGGKDVEAGAVSFRFRDGGQLNEVPVATAVEAIADWVARRENSSPTARSLEAVLGR, encoded by the coding sequence GTGTCGCAGCCGTCGCCCGTCGCAGCCGTGCCAGCCCCACGTGTGGTGGTGCGCGCGGGCACTACGGCGGGCTCGGCGGTACGTGAGGCCGGGCTGCCGGGCAAGGGCGAAGATGCCGTCGTGGTGGTACGCGACGCCGACGGCAGGCTGCGTGACCTCGCGTGGGTTCCGGAGCACGACACCGAGGTGGAACCGGTCGCGGCGAACACCGAGGACGGCCGCGCCGTCATCAGGCACTCGGCCGCGCACGTGCTGGCGCAGGCCGTGCAGCAGCAGTTCCCCGAGGCCAAGCTGGGTATCGGACCGCCGGTGAAGGACGGCTTCTACTACGACTTCGCCGTCGACCGTCCGTTCACGCCGGAGGATCTGCAGGCGCTGGAGAAGCGCATGAAGCAGATCATCAAGGCGTCGCAACAGTTCTCCCGCCGCGTGGTGGCCTCGGTCGAGGCCGCCAGGCAGGAACTGGCCGACGAGCCGTTCAAGCTGGAGCTGGTCGAGCTGAAGTCGGACCAGGGCACCCAGCAGGACACAGTGGACACCTCCGAGGTGATGGAGCTCGGCGAGGGCGAGCTGACCGTCTACGACAACCTCGACCCCCGCAGCAAGGAGCGCGTGTGGAGCGACCTGTGCCGGGGCCCGCACGTGCCCACCACCAAGTACATCCCCGCGTTCAAACTGACCCGGGTCGCGGCGGCGTACTGGCGCGGCAACGAGAAGAACCCGCAGCTGCAACGCATCTACGGCACCGCGTGGGAATCGCAGCAGGCTCAGGACCACTACCTCGAACTGCTGGCCGAAGCCGAGCGGCGTGACCACCGCAGGCTGGGCGCGGAGCTGGACCTCTTCTCCTTCCCCGAGGAGATCGGATCGGGGCTGCCGGTCTTCCACCCCAAGGGCGGGATCATCAGGCGGGAGCTGGAGAACTACTCGCGAAGGCGGCACGAGGAGTCCGGCTACGAGTTCGTGAACACTCCGCACATCAGCAAGAGCGGGCTGTTCCACACCTCCGGCCACCTGCCGTACTACGCGGACACGATGTTCCCGCCGATCCCGTTCGAGGGCGAGGACTACTACCTCAAGGCCATGAACTGTCCGATGCACCACCTGATCTACCGTTCGCGCGGGCGGTCGTACCGGGAGCTGCCGCTTCGGCTGTTCGAGTTCGGCACCGTGTACCGCTACGAGAAGTCCGGCGTGGTACACGGGCTGACCCGGGTGCGCGGGCTGACCATGGACGACTCGCACATCTACTGCACCAAGGAGCAGATGCCCGGCGAGCTGCGCTCGCTGTTGCGGTTCGTGCTCGACCTGCTCGCCGACTACGGGCTTTCCGACTTCTACCTGGAACTGTCCACCCGGGGGGAATCGGGCAAGTTCATCGGTGAGGACTGGGAGTGGGAGGAGGCCACCGAGACGCTGCGGCAGGCGGCCGTGGAGTCCGGGTTGGAACTGGTGCCCGACCCAGGTGGCGCGGCGTACTACGGGCCGAAGATCTCCGTGCAGGCCAGGGACGCCATCGGCCGCAACTGGCAGATGTCGACGATCCAGCTCGACTTCAACCACCCCAGGCGGTTCGAACTGGAGTACACCGCGGCGGACGGTTCGCGGCGGACGCCGGTGGTGATCCACCGCGCGCTGTTCGGGTCGATCGAGCGGTTCTTCGGCGTGCTGACCGAGCACTACGCGGGTGCGTTCCCCGCGTGGCTGTCGCCGGTGCAGGTGGTGGGCATCCCGATCGCCGACGAGCACGTCGAGCACCTGCGCGGAGTGGAGAAGGCGTTGCGTGCCAAGGGTATCCGGGCCGAGGTGGACACCAGCGACGACAGGATGCAGAAGAAGATCCGCACCCACACCACGCAGAAGGTGCCGTTCCTGCTGCTGGCCGGCGGCAAGGACGTCGAGGCGGGCGCGGTGTCGTTCCGGTTCCGCGACGGCGGCCAGCTCAACGAGGTTCCGGTGGCCACGGCGGTGGAGGCCATCGCGGACTGGGTCGCCCGCAGGGAGAACTCCTCGCCGACCGCGCGGTCGCTGGAGGCCGTCCTTGGGCGGTAG
- a CDS encoding glycosyltransferase family 4 protein — MKVGIVCPYSFDVPGGVQGHVVDLSRALLALGHTVSVLAPSDEGAELPAFVHPAGRSLGVRYNGSVARLQFGPVSYARVRRWIRDNDFDVLHLHEPAAPSLSLLALKVADGPIVATFHTSTPRSRTLSAFQPVLRPLLEKITARIAVSALARRVQVEHLGGDAVEIPNGVDVAAFADAKPLAGYPRQGGTIGFVGRFGEPRKGMAVLLEAMRLLCAELPRLRLLVVGRGEPEALRRLAGPDLFERIELLGQVDDTTKARALRSVDVYCAPNTGGESFGMILTEAMAAGTPVVASALDSFRRVLDDGRCGVLTPIADAPALAGALRELLADPQRRARLSAAATDRVAAFDWRTVVKQVLRVYETAIAADPRKVGTDQDAPR; from the coding sequence ATGAAGGTCGGCATCGTGTGTCCCTACTCCTTCGACGTACCCGGCGGTGTGCAGGGGCACGTGGTCGACCTTTCGCGCGCGCTGCTGGCTCTCGGACACACGGTGTCGGTGCTGGCGCCCTCCGACGAGGGGGCAGAACTGCCCGCCTTCGTGCATCCTGCTGGCCGCTCCCTCGGAGTTCGCTACAACGGCTCGGTCGCCCGGCTGCAGTTCGGGCCGGTGTCCTACGCCCGCGTGCGACGCTGGATCCGGGACAACGACTTCGACGTGCTGCACCTGCACGAACCGGCCGCGCCCAGCCTCTCGCTGCTGGCGCTGAAGGTGGCCGACGGCCCGATCGTGGCCACCTTCCACACCTCGACCCCCCGCTCGCGCACCCTGTCGGCGTTCCAGCCGGTGCTGCGGCCGCTGCTTGAGAAGATCACCGCGCGGATCGCGGTGTCCGCGCTCGCCAGGCGCGTGCAGGTGGAGCACCTCGGCGGGGACGCCGTGGAGATCCCCAACGGGGTGGACGTGGCGGCCTTCGCCGACGCGAAGCCGCTGGCGGGCTACCCGAGGCAGGGCGGCACCATCGGTTTCGTCGGCCGGTTCGGCGAACCCCGCAAGGGCATGGCCGTGCTGCTGGAAGCCATGCGACTGCTCTGCGCCGAACTGCCTCGGCTGCGCCTGCTGGTCGTCGGCAGGGGAGAGCCGGAGGCGTTACGCAGGCTCGCCGGGCCCGACCTGTTCGAGCGCATCGAACTGCTCGGCCAGGTCGACGACACCACCAAGGCCCGCGCGCTGCGCAGCGTCGACGTCTACTGCGCCCCCAACACCGGCGGTGAGAGTTTCGGCATGATCCTCACCGAGGCGATGGCGGCGGGAACCCCGGTGGTGGCCAGCGCGCTGGACTCGTTCCGGCGCGTGCTCGACGACGGTCGCTGCGGGGTGCTCACCCCCATCGCGGACGCACCCGCGCTGGCCGGGGCGCTGCGCGAGTTGCTCGCCGATCCGCAGCGCAGAGCGCGGCTGTCGGCCGCGGCGACGGATCGGGTCGCGGCCTTCGACTGGCGAACCGTGGTCAAGCAGGTGCTGCGGGTCTACGAGACCGCGATCGCGGCCGACCCCCGCAAGGTCGGCACCGACCAGGACGCGCCACGATGA
- a CDS encoding XdhC family protein: MAASDHDPACDVAHGFSEAPPTERTLVAVFASPVAAHLLSYGADLRFRAVLVEPDPRRATEAGLDPAVEVVTSMPKLDTDTDVVVTDHHRDELGEVLRDALLHPARWIGVMGNPRHPGPHIEALAALGVPASEVERVHRPVGLNIGSRTPPEIAIATLAGLLADRNGRPGGFEF; this comes from the coding sequence ATGGCCGCTTCCGACCACGATCCCGCCTGCGACGTCGCCCACGGATTCAGCGAGGCCCCGCCCACCGAACGCACGCTGGTGGCCGTGTTCGCCTCCCCGGTCGCCGCCCACCTGCTGTCCTACGGTGCGGATCTGCGGTTTCGCGCCGTGCTGGTCGAGCCCGACCCGCGGCGCGCCACCGAGGCAGGCCTCGACCCGGCGGTGGAGGTGGTCACGTCGATGCCGAAGCTGGACACCGACACCGACGTCGTCGTCACCGACCACCACCGCGACGAACTCGGCGAGGTGCTGCGCGACGCGCTGCTGCACCCGGCCCGCTGGATCGGCGTGATGGGAAACCCGCGCCACCCCGGGCCGCACATCGAAGCGCTCGCCGCACTGGGCGTGCCCGCCTCGGAGGTCGAGCGGGTACACCGGCCGGTGGGCCTCAACATCGGCTCCCGCACCCCGCCCGAGATCGCCATCGCCACACTCGCGGGGTTGCTGGCCGACCGCAACGGCAGGCCGGGCGGCTTCGAGTTCTGA
- a CDS encoding MarR family winged helix-turn-helix transcriptional regulator encodes MSEARWLTDAEQRVWRDFSAAVDMLRAHLDAQLQRDAGMPATYYRVLVALSEAPGRVLRMSDLALATRSSRSRLSHAVARMEASGWIRRESCPTDKRGAFAHLTDAGMAAIEAAAPGHVEAVRASLFDPLTPAQVEQLGEISAALLERLRPACAEAAEHEDGEQREPGERLAAGQE; translated from the coding sequence ATGTCCGAAGCTCGCTGGCTCACCGATGCCGAGCAGCGGGTCTGGCGTGACTTCTCGGCCGCCGTCGACATGCTCAGGGCGCACCTGGATGCGCAGTTGCAGCGCGACGCGGGCATGCCGGCCACCTACTACCGGGTGCTCGTGGCTCTGTCCGAGGCACCGGGCAGAGTGCTGCGCATGAGCGACCTGGCACTGGCGACGCGGTCGTCCCGCAGCAGGCTCTCCCACGCGGTCGCTCGGATGGAAGCCAGCGGCTGGATCAGGCGGGAAAGCTGTCCCACCGACAAGCGGGGCGCTTTCGCCCACCTCACCGACGCGGGCATGGCCGCGATCGAGGCGGCGGCGCCCGGTCACGTCGAGGCGGTGCGCGCGAGCCTGTTCGACCCGCTGACACCGGCGCAGGTCGAGCAGCTGGGCGAGATCAGTGCCGCGCTGTTGGAGCGGCTGCGCCCGGCGTGCGCCGAGGCCGCCGAGCACGAGGACGGCGAGCAGCGTGAGCCCGGCGAGCGGCTGGCGGCCGGGCAGGAGTGA
- a CDS encoding YceI family protein: MTATTEIPGYLAGTWTIDETHSDVTFVVRHLGVSKVRGRFTGVEGTIVTADNILDSSVTATIDAASIDTNNEQRDTHVRSDEFLDVEKYPTLSFRSTGIRTDGPDYLIDGELTLHGVTRPVTLEAELGGFGDGLAEGSKVIGVSATTELSRADFEVGAGLPTAVVADKIKVELNIEGVMLP; the protein is encoded by the coding sequence ATGACAGCTACCACCGAGATCCCCGGTTACCTCGCCGGAACCTGGACCATCGACGAGACGCACTCCGACGTCACGTTCGTCGTGCGCCACCTCGGCGTTTCGAAGGTGCGCGGCCGCTTCACCGGGGTCGAGGGCACGATCGTCACCGCGGACAACATCCTCGACTCCAGCGTGACGGCCACCATCGACGCCGCCAGCATCGACACCAACAACGAGCAGCGCGACACCCACGTCCGCAGTGACGAGTTCCTCGACGTCGAGAAGTACCCCACGCTCAGCTTCCGCTCGACGGGCATCCGCACCGACGGTCCGGACTACCTCATCGACGGCGAGCTGACACTGCACGGCGTGACCAGGCCGGTGACCCTGGAGGCCGAACTCGGCGGCTTCGGGGACGGCCTCGCCGAGGGCAGCAAGGTGATCGGTGTCTCGGCGACAACGGAGCTCAGCCGGGCCGACTTCGAGGTCGGCGCGGGCCTGCCCACCGCCGTGGTCGCCGACAAGATCAAGGTCGAGCTGAACATCGAAGGCGTGATGCTGCCCTGA
- the pgsA gene encoding phosphatidylinositol phosphate synthase translates to MLNIFARASVSRVTDPIGAALVRAGLTPNAMTLIGTAGAIACSLAFFPNGMLLAGTFTVWGFVMLDLLDGAMARAKGSTPFGAVLDATCDRLVDGALFAAIAWWAFTVDDNPRTAAAALLCLVFAQVISYVKARAEASGFGDAANGGLIERAERLIIALVGTGLQGLGLPFAVEVSQWLLAVLSAITLLQRVVAVSRAAKGASL, encoded by the coding sequence ATGCTCAACATCTTCGCGCGCGCGTCCGTCTCCCGCGTCACCGACCCGATCGGTGCGGCGCTGGTGCGGGCCGGCCTCACGCCCAACGCGATGACCCTGATCGGCACCGCAGGTGCCATCGCGTGCTCGCTGGCCTTCTTCCCCAACGGGATGCTGCTCGCGGGCACCTTCACCGTGTGGGGCTTCGTGATGCTGGACCTGCTCGACGGGGCGATGGCACGTGCCAAGGGCAGCACCCCGTTCGGCGCCGTGCTCGACGCGACCTGCGACCGGCTGGTCGACGGCGCGCTGTTCGCCGCCATCGCCTGGTGGGCGTTCACCGTCGACGACAACCCCCGCACGGCGGCGGCCGCGTTGCTGTGCCTGGTGTTCGCGCAGGTGATCTCCTACGTCAAGGCGAGGGCGGAGGCGTCCGGGTTCGGTGACGCCGCCAACGGCGGCCTGATCGAGCGCGCCGAACGGCTGATCATCGCGCTGGTCGGTACCGGACTGCAGGGACTGGGGTTGCCCTTCGCCGTGGAGGTCTCGCAGTGGCTGCTGGCGGTGCTCTCGGCCATCACGCTGCTGCAGCGGGTCGTTGCGGTGTCCAGAGCGGCCAAGGGGGCGAGTTTGTGA
- a CDS encoding NUDIX hydrolase, which translates to MNSFFTLLAVLSAVVVAVGLWLVATANRLDRLHVRMDAGWAALDAALARRAVVARTVAAGSLPPRQAQVLRAAAKEAESAPRHEREVAENELTRLLSEVDRRRLPAPLAEELSDAEQRVMIARRVYNDAVRDTLELRGRRHVRYFRLAGKAARPEYFEIAEPDPDTAGPSGGAAEKTMVRVVVADADGRVLLHHEPGPGAGADAFWAAAGCEVEEGEDLRAAAVRGLRLAAGIDVEAESLIGPVWRRSLRFSAGGRRHEGSEWFFLVHHAGETGDGAKGPARGVWWSPARLRETDEAVYPARLAELLPTLLESGWDGRPRSIP; encoded by the coding sequence ATGAACTCGTTCTTCACGCTGCTCGCGGTGCTTTCCGCGGTTGTGGTGGCCGTGGGACTGTGGCTGGTCGCCACGGCGAACCGGCTGGACCGGCTGCATGTGCGCATGGACGCCGGTTGGGCCGCGCTGGACGCGGCACTGGCAAGGCGGGCGGTGGTCGCGCGCACGGTCGCGGCCGGTTCGCTGCCGCCGCGGCAGGCGCAGGTGCTGCGCGCCGCCGCCAAGGAAGCGGAGTCGGCACCCCGGCACGAGCGTGAAGTGGCCGAGAACGAACTCACCCGGCTGCTGTCCGAGGTGGACCGGCGACGGCTGCCCGCGCCGTTGGCGGAGGAGCTGTCCGACGCCGAGCAGCGCGTCATGATCGCCCGGCGGGTCTACAACGACGCCGTGCGCGACACACTCGAACTGCGCGGGCGGCGGCACGTGCGCTACTTCCGGCTGGCGGGCAAGGCAGCCAGACCGGAGTACTTCGAGATCGCCGAACCCGACCCGGACACCGCGGGGCCTTCCGGCGGCGCGGCGGAGAAGACCATGGTGCGGGTGGTGGTCGCCGACGCCGACGGCCGGGTGCTGCTGCACCACGAACCCGGGCCCGGTGCAGGGGCTGACGCGTTCTGGGCGGCCGCGGGCTGCGAGGTGGAGGAGGGGGAGGACCTGCGCGCCGCCGCGGTGCGTGGGCTTCGCCTCGCCGCGGGCATCGACGTCGAGGCCGAGTCCCTGATCGGTCCGGTGTGGCGGCGCTCGCTGCGGTTCAGCGCTGGAGGCCGGCGGCACGAGGGCAGCGAATGGTTCTTTCTCGTTCACCACGCAGGCGAAACCGGCGACGGCGCGAAGGGCCCCGCACGCGGCGTGTGGTGGAGCCCGGCGCGGCTGCGCGAAACCGACGAGGCGGTGTACCCGGCACGGCTGGCCGAACTGCTGCCGACGCTGCTGGAGTCGGGCTGGGACGGGCGGCCTCGCTCCATCCCGTGA
- a CDS encoding HIT family protein: MGGSGEGREYVEQDGVGVVDQLQRLWTPHRLAYIKGENKPDGDEAGGCPFCRLIGMADAEALIVARGRLVYAVLNLYPYNPGHLMVLPYRHVADYTELTGEETVELAEFTQHAMTVIRSVSAAHGFNIGMNQGVIAGAGIAAHLHQHVVPRWGGDSNFMPVIGHTKVLPQLLGETRQLLADAW, translated from the coding sequence TTGGGCGGTAGCGGCGAGGGGCGCGAGTACGTCGAGCAGGACGGCGTCGGGGTCGTCGACCAGTTGCAGCGGTTGTGGACCCCGCACCGGCTCGCCTACATCAAGGGTGAGAACAAGCCGGACGGTGACGAGGCGGGCGGCTGCCCGTTCTGCAGGCTGATCGGCATGGCCGACGCCGAGGCGCTGATCGTCGCCCGCGGTCGCCTCGTCTACGCGGTGCTCAATCTGTACCCGTACAACCCGGGTCATCTCATGGTGCTGCCCTACCGGCACGTCGCGGACTACACCGAGCTGACCGGCGAGGAGACCGTGGAGCTGGCCGAGTTCACCCAGCACGCGATGACGGTGATCCGGTCGGTCTCGGCGGCGCACGGTTTCAACATCGGCATGAACCAGGGTGTCATCGCGGGCGCCGGAATCGCCGCCCACCTGCACCAGCACGTGGTGCCGAGGTGGGGCGGCGATTCCAACTTCATGCCGGTCATCGGCCACACGAAGGTGCTGCCGCAACTGCTCGGCGAGACCAGGCAGTTGCTTGCCGACGCCTGGTGA
- the pdxS gene encoding pyridoxal 5'-phosphate synthase lyase subunit PdxS, producing the protein MAEMLKGGVIMDVVTPEQAKIAEDAGAVAVMALERVPADIRAQGGVARMSDPDLIEGIISAVSIPVMAKARIGHFVEARVLQALGVDYVDESEVLTPADYANHIDKWAFTVPFVCGATNLGEALRRINEGAAMIRSKGEAGTGDVSNATMHMRHIRTELRKLSALPEDELYVAAKELQAPFELVKEVAATGKLPVVLFTAGGIATPADAAMMMQLGAEGVFVGSGIFKSGDPAKRAEAIVKATTFHDDPDMIAKVSRGLGDAMVGINVDDVPQPHRLAERGW; encoded by the coding sequence ATGGCGGAGATGCTCAAGGGTGGCGTGATCATGGACGTCGTCACCCCGGAGCAAGCCAAGATCGCCGAGGACGCCGGTGCCGTCGCGGTGATGGCGCTCGAACGCGTGCCCGCCGACATCCGCGCCCAGGGTGGCGTGGCGAGGATGAGCGACCCCGACCTGATCGAGGGCATCATCTCGGCGGTGTCCATCCCGGTGATGGCCAAGGCCCGGATCGGACACTTCGTCGAGGCGAGGGTGTTGCAGGCGCTCGGCGTGGACTACGTCGACGAGTCCGAGGTGCTCACTCCCGCCGACTACGCCAACCACATCGACAAGTGGGCCTTCACCGTGCCGTTCGTGTGTGGTGCCACCAACCTCGGTGAGGCGTTGCGTCGGATCAACGAGGGCGCAGCCATGATCCGTTCCAAGGGCGAGGCGGGCACCGGCGACGTGTCGAACGCGACCATGCACATGCGCCACATCCGCACGGAACTGCGCAAGCTCTCCGCGTTGCCCGAAGACGAGCTCTACGTCGCCGCCAAGGAGCTGCAGGCGCCGTTCGAGCTGGTCAAGGAGGTGGCGGCCACCGGGAAGCTGCCCGTCGTGCTGTTCACCGCGGGCGGCATCGCAACGCCTGCCGACGCCGCGATGATGATGCAGCTCGGCGCGGAGGGTGTGTTCGTCGGCTCCGGCATCTTCAAGTCCGGCGACCCGGCCAAGCGTGCGGAGGCGATCGTGAAGGCGACCACCTTCCACGACGACCCCGACATGATCGCGAAGGTGTCGCGCGGCCTCGGCGACGCCATGGTCGGCATCAACGTCGACGACGTGCCACAGCCGCACCGCCTCGCGGAGCGAGGCTGGTAG